Proteins encoded within one genomic window of Solenopsis invicta isolate M01_SB chromosome 10, UNIL_Sinv_3.0, whole genome shotgun sequence:
- the LOC105195478 gene encoding ribonucleoside-diphosphate reductase subunit M2 B isoform X2: MNEETSPKKSCISPTISKSQDHGLKSGLVKTKAVRKVQLKDDFNPELEPLLQEGPNRFVIFPIQYPDIWEMYKKAVASFWTIEEVPLHKLDKKDWDEKLNSDEKYFISHVLAFFAASDGIVNENLIERFSQEVKIAEARCFYGFQIAIENIHSEMYSLLIETYISDPKEKDFLFNAIETLPCVGKKAKWALNWINHESATFPERVIAFAAVEGIFFSGSFAAIFWLKKRGVMPGLTFSNELISRDEGLHCDFACLIFKHIIQKPSFEHVKSIIMDAVEIEKEFLTQALPVELIGMNCSLMCNYIEFVADRLFVALGFEKVYNSENPFSFMNFISLEGKTNFFEKKVGEYKKFGVVEESSQKKSSTSSVVFSANF; the protein is encoded by the exons accTCACCAAAGAAATCATGCATTTCTCCAACTATCTCCAAGTCTCAGGATCATGGCTTGAAAAGTGGG cTAGTCAAGACAAAAGCCGTACGAAAGGTACAATTAAAGGACGACTTCAATCCAGAACTGGAACCACTGCTGCAAGAAGGTCCAAatcgttttgtaatttttcctATTCAATATCCTGATATCTGGGAGATGTATAAAAAGGCTGTAGCCTCTTTTTGGACCATAGAAGAAGTACCTCTTCACAAG ttgGACAAGAAGGATTGGGATGAAAAGCTGAATTCcgatgagaaatattttatctctcATGTCTTGGCATTCTTCGCCGCTTCCGATGGTATCGTCAATGAGAATCTGATTGAGAGGTTCAGTCAGGAAGTGAAAATCGCCGAAGCACGTTGTTTCTACGGCTTCCAAATTGCCATAGAGAATATCCATTCTGAAATGTACTCTTTGCTCATTGAAACTTACATATCCGATCCGAAAGAAAa AGATTTCTTATTTAATGCGATCGAGACGCTTCCGTGTGTAGGGAAGAAAGCCAAGTGGGCATTGAACTGGATTAATCATGAGAGTGCTACATTTCCAGAACGTGTAATCGCATTCGCGGCAGTCGAGGGTATTTTTTTCAGCGGCAGTTTTGCGGCTATCTTTTGGCTGAAGAAACGAGGAGTCATGCCAGGCCTCACTTTTAGCAACGAACTCATCTCACGAGACGAA GGATTACACTGTGATTTCgcatgtttaatatttaaacacatCATACAAAAGCCGTCGTTTGAACATGTAAAATCAATCATAATGGACGCTGTGGAAATCGAAAAGGAATTTTTAACGCAAGCGTTGCCAGTCGAGCTGATAGGCATGAATTGCTCACTTATGTGCAATTATATTGAATTCGTCGCAGACAGATTGTTCGTTGCATTAGgatttgaaaaa gTTTATAACTCGGAGAATCCATTCTCGTTCATGAATTTTATCTCCTTGGAAGGCAAGACGAATTTCTTCGAGAAGAAAGTGGGCGAGTACAAGAAATTTGGAGTAGTGGAGGAAAGTTCTCAAAAGAAAAGCAGCACGTCAAGTGTGGTATTTAGtgcaaatttttaa
- the LOC105195478 gene encoding ribonucleoside-diphosphate reductase subunit M2 B isoform X1 gives MALHESTKENVRKHLEDVSLHTSPKKSCISPTISKSQDHGLKSGLVKTKAVRKVQLKDDFNPELEPLLQEGPNRFVIFPIQYPDIWEMYKKAVASFWTIEEVPLHKLDKKDWDEKLNSDEKYFISHVLAFFAASDGIVNENLIERFSQEVKIAEARCFYGFQIAIENIHSEMYSLLIETYISDPKEKDFLFNAIETLPCVGKKAKWALNWINHESATFPERVIAFAAVEGIFFSGSFAAIFWLKKRGVMPGLTFSNELISRDEGLHCDFACLIFKHIIQKPSFEHVKSIIMDAVEIEKEFLTQALPVELIGMNCSLMCNYIEFVADRLFVALGFEKVYNSENPFSFMNFISLEGKTNFFEKKVGEYKKFGVVEESSQKKSSTSSVVFSANF, from the exons accTCACCAAAGAAATCATGCATTTCTCCAACTATCTCCAAGTCTCAGGATCATGGCTTGAAAAGTGGG cTAGTCAAGACAAAAGCCGTACGAAAGGTACAATTAAAGGACGACTTCAATCCAGAACTGGAACCACTGCTGCAAGAAGGTCCAAatcgttttgtaatttttcctATTCAATATCCTGATATCTGGGAGATGTATAAAAAGGCTGTAGCCTCTTTTTGGACCATAGAAGAAGTACCTCTTCACAAG ttgGACAAGAAGGATTGGGATGAAAAGCTGAATTCcgatgagaaatattttatctctcATGTCTTGGCATTCTTCGCCGCTTCCGATGGTATCGTCAATGAGAATCTGATTGAGAGGTTCAGTCAGGAAGTGAAAATCGCCGAAGCACGTTGTTTCTACGGCTTCCAAATTGCCATAGAGAATATCCATTCTGAAATGTACTCTTTGCTCATTGAAACTTACATATCCGATCCGAAAGAAAa AGATTTCTTATTTAATGCGATCGAGACGCTTCCGTGTGTAGGGAAGAAAGCCAAGTGGGCATTGAACTGGATTAATCATGAGAGTGCTACATTTCCAGAACGTGTAATCGCATTCGCGGCAGTCGAGGGTATTTTTTTCAGCGGCAGTTTTGCGGCTATCTTTTGGCTGAAGAAACGAGGAGTCATGCCAGGCCTCACTTTTAGCAACGAACTCATCTCACGAGACGAA GGATTACACTGTGATTTCgcatgtttaatatttaaacacatCATACAAAAGCCGTCGTTTGAACATGTAAAATCAATCATAATGGACGCTGTGGAAATCGAAAAGGAATTTTTAACGCAAGCGTTGCCAGTCGAGCTGATAGGCATGAATTGCTCACTTATGTGCAATTATATTGAATTCGTCGCAGACAGATTGTTCGTTGCATTAGgatttgaaaaa gTTTATAACTCGGAGAATCCATTCTCGTTCATGAATTTTATCTCCTTGGAAGGCAAGACGAATTTCTTCGAGAAGAAAGTGGGCGAGTACAAGAAATTTGGAGTAGTGGAGGAAAGTTCTCAAAAGAAAAGCAGCACGTCAAGTGTGGTATTTAGtgcaaatttttaa